A part of Nitrospira sp. genomic DNA contains:
- the sucC gene encoding ADP-forming succinate--CoA ligase subunit beta, whose translation MNVHEFQAKSLFAQFGVPVPRGKEITSPEGATAWANELNTPVFVVKAQIHAGGRGKAGGVKITKDKGAVAGFAKELIGKTLVTHQTGPKGRQVHRLLLEEGANISKELYLSILVDRDSGWPVFIASTEGGMEIEEVAEKTPEKIIKELIDPAVGFQGYNGRNVAFALGLNTIEPAVMNPFIQMMGNLYRLFMEKHAAMVEINPLIITKEKTIVALDGKVSFDDNALFKHADVQQMRDLNEEEPLEIEAGTNNLNYVKLDGNIGCMVNGAGLAMATMDVIKLAGSEPANFLDVGGGATKETVAAGFRILLKDPNVKGIFINIFGGIVRCERIAHGVIEAAKEVKIAVPLVVRLQGTNAEEGRKLLAESGLKLDVADDLWEAAQKIVKLTGKAA comes from the coding sequence ATGAACGTTCACGAATTCCAAGCCAAGTCCTTGTTCGCTCAGTTCGGCGTCCCGGTACCGCGGGGGAAGGAAATTACCTCTCCTGAAGGTGCGACCGCCTGGGCCAATGAACTCAATACGCCGGTCTTCGTCGTGAAGGCGCAAATTCATGCCGGGGGGCGAGGCAAGGCCGGAGGGGTCAAGATCACGAAAGACAAAGGCGCGGTGGCCGGATTTGCCAAGGAATTGATCGGCAAGACGCTGGTGACCCACCAGACCGGTCCCAAAGGCCGTCAGGTCCATCGGCTCCTGCTCGAAGAAGGCGCCAACATCAGCAAAGAATTGTATCTGAGCATCCTGGTGGACCGCGATTCCGGGTGGCCCGTCTTCATTGCCAGCACCGAAGGCGGGATGGAAATCGAAGAGGTCGCGGAGAAGACACCCGAGAAGATCATCAAGGAATTGATTGATCCGGCCGTGGGATTTCAAGGCTATAACGGGCGCAACGTCGCGTTTGCCCTCGGCCTCAATACGATCGAGCCGGCCGTGATGAATCCCTTTATCCAGATGATGGGGAATCTCTATCGTTTGTTCATGGAAAAGCACGCCGCAATGGTGGAGATCAACCCGCTTATCATCACAAAAGAAAAGACGATCGTCGCGCTCGACGGCAAGGTCTCCTTCGATGACAACGCGTTGTTCAAGCATGCTGACGTTCAGCAGATGCGCGATCTCAACGAAGAAGAGCCGCTGGAAATCGAAGCCGGCACGAACAATCTGAATTATGTGAAGCTGGACGGCAACATCGGTTGCATGGTGAACGGGGCGGGCCTGGCCATGGCGACGATGGACGTCATCAAGCTGGCCGGTAGTGAGCCTGCGAACTTTTTAGATGTTGGGGGTGGCGCGACCAAAGAAACGGTGGCAGCAGGCTTTCGGATTCTGCTCAAAGACCCGAACGTCAAGGGCATCTTCATCAACATCTTCGGTGGCATCGTACGCTGCGAGCGGATTGCCCATGGCGTCATCGAAGCAGCCAAGGAAGTGAAGATCGCCGTGCCGCTCGTCGTCCGCTTGCAGGGCACGAATGCAGAAGAAGGCCGCAAGCTATTAGCCGAATCGGGATTGAAGCTTGACGTAGCTGATGATCTCTGGGAAGCGGCACAAAAAATTGTGAAACTGACTGGCAAGGCAGCGTGA
- the sucD gene encoding succinate--CoA ligase subunit alpha, with amino-acid sequence MSILVNENTRVVVQGITGKEGSFHATQCKAYGTKVVAGVTPGKAGQEVEGIPVFNTVADAVKKTEVDTSLIFVPPPFCADAILEAADAGIKLIICITEGIPVNDMVKVKRALRGRDVRLIGPNCPGVITVDEAKIGIMPGFIHKKGVVGVVSRSGTLTYEAVHQLSTLGLGETTCVGIGGDPVNGTGFVDVLPLFEKDPETQAIVMIGEIGGDAEEKAAEFIKKNVKKPVISFIAGITAPPGRRMGHAGAIISGGKGTAAEKMKTLEAAGVKVVKNPAEIGAAVKHALGR; translated from the coding sequence GTGAGCATTCTCGTCAATGAAAATACGCGGGTGGTCGTGCAGGGGATTACGGGCAAGGAAGGGTCGTTCCATGCGACGCAATGCAAAGCCTATGGGACCAAGGTTGTGGCAGGCGTTACGCCAGGGAAGGCTGGGCAGGAAGTCGAAGGTATCCCTGTGTTCAACACCGTGGCTGACGCGGTCAAGAAGACCGAGGTTGATACCTCACTGATCTTCGTGCCGCCGCCGTTCTGTGCCGATGCCATCCTTGAAGCAGCCGATGCCGGGATCAAGTTGATCATCTGCATCACCGAAGGCATTCCCGTCAACGATATGGTGAAGGTTAAGCGGGCGCTCCGCGGTCGTGATGTAAGGCTGATCGGACCCAACTGCCCAGGTGTCATCACGGTGGATGAGGCAAAGATCGGTATCATGCCGGGCTTCATCCACAAGAAGGGTGTGGTCGGGGTGGTCTCTCGCAGCGGCACCCTCACGTATGAAGCCGTCCATCAACTCTCGACCTTGGGGTTGGGCGAGACGACCTGCGTCGGGATCGGCGGCGATCCGGTCAATGGTACTGGTTTTGTCGATGTGCTGCCGTTATTCGAGAAAGATCCAGAAACACAGGCCATCGTCATGATCGGCGAGATCGGCGGCGACGCGGAAGAAAAAGCAGCCGAATTCATCAAGAAGAACGTCAAGAAACCGGTCATCAGCTTCATCGCCGGCATCACGGCGCCTCCCGGACGCCGCATGGGCCATGCCGGCGCCATTATCTCCGGCGGCAAAGGGACCGCAGCCGAAAAGATGAAAACGCTGGAAGCGGCCGGGGTCAAAGTCGTTAAGAATCCAGCTGAGATCGGCGCGGCGGTCAAACACGCGTTGGGACGGTAG
- a CDS encoding PilZ domain-containing protein, with translation MADTTINWRIHPRLPVAYPTIFGGAPFVGEGVVSDLSIAGCAITCERTVLMGSYIKLSVLLPDPTASLFIELGKVRWVKEHTFGVEFIRVPMMTRHRLDRVVTQELALDVHLSPLVA, from the coding sequence ATGGCTGATACGACCATTAACTGGCGAATCCATCCTCGGCTACCTGTGGCTTATCCTACGATATTCGGAGGCGCTCCATTTGTGGGAGAAGGGGTGGTGTCTGACCTGTCCATTGCAGGCTGTGCCATCACCTGTGAGCGAACCGTCCTCATGGGGAGCTATATCAAGCTGAGTGTTCTCCTACCGGATCCAACCGCATCCCTGTTCATCGAACTGGGGAAAGTCCGCTGGGTCAAGGAACATACTTTTGGCGTCGAGTTCATTCGCGTCCCGATGATGACCCGCCACCGATTGGATCGAGTGGTCACTCAAGAGCTGGCCCTAGACGTACACCTTTCTCCACTAGTTGCCTAG
- a CDS encoding tetratricopeptide repeat protein, with amino-acid sequence MNKKSPLKSDKTQTSRAHKRGVVGYSRKSALLEDAITQMNAGKYGRSSTALKELLALDPQNMEARRLFATLHLRLGSLIPARQAFDSLISEALERQDYWLAESLLHEYLAAGPRCVPFLEKLGRLYQEKGDTHEAVAEFAKAIDILIEDPDPDHPQHASELYDKVRALAPVSPVAFRLASFFDAQTGELLARETRDSGPSTDTSSLDISETGQGVTAGPEPMDGVMPWEIQDSLVTSPDSPHAATVSDSLGSLTPPTVTDLSTTPAHMHDEALLTSDLSLQEQTQTMSSTSEVGSAASDEPHTDEDGPVSSGSQINDLPGQGELGGSHSLVSSSVSGDGSAVAQEQDGWVAEAEPRALYDSSDPFTVVVPTDLTTAPEAPASAMQSSEDTSVMAASQVEEISAPEFLGTEQSSIPPIEVEESQPSLLQPVETEPREVVTEQPPGTPNPSSPVSVSDNDVSEPWKQPGFSWESVFNSAWKLGSDRSAHGSPSELTETNVGEAPTPASAVRSHQEQVVEDHAVEISEHKESTSFGDPTSAGSPIASMPWDHVQESVVPIPPAHVDPPMTESLKLAVDPLPHPPEPELPPTVSESQVQPPSSPDTSVEEMDSFSIVSTRQTSDSHDLEIPAAELEHTTLESEQAASASAEPEPQFRMVSAPTIDEPPPEAPAAALVEPVFADEPVADAVPSPSDVPSKDDDDFLLNTEEEHAIAADQNLVQEFTPESPVALPQQPSSETLSTEADEIPPPSPLRTQQRILESQPEMGETSQRLRETAEVQADEPQPQAMAFVEAQAPIPEPVPEQEEWIKAGESIQFIEQPHAAPSAQVSPESAERQDVGRSMSVAAAVDVLFESSQHVRATETRADVAEPKPKRKSSSTLIRARSAIAGFVSSCFSTTRALVVTCIGLVMLSGILIALGIGAIGLTWFIMEESPSPTFQSLTTTPQQTLSDFKKNGYLFLLGFDVSVGHDPIQAGYDRKPETHDGKLALACFGSSGSGMVEGSNASANIMRGWVRSSDPVGAFKSHQQTIREWGNQHESALNRYSQWQKLPFEDWGYGQTVSPPCTAMVFAHQLHVADGFLQGTDLGIDRLETDMEAWRIVLSQAKTLAVKMLALQVINDDIAVASGLLVGSDLDGKYLGRVTKVLRPLDQGELSMRWPMQSELVVAAKTYETQLKTARAEELPVYTMVASALPLPMQRRLNDYAEYYDASYKAASEGRYGSLPKWKDYLRFPASGMMDHLTNPIENIVGLEPLAPWDLYNGFVVDTEAHLRLASVQAWLRRGPADGDLATRIAKAGQSLYDPYTGLPMLMNMKKGVLYSVGHDGKDQDADPQSDVVVEIPVAHTSAAPVKSSASSSKSR; translated from the coding sequence GTGAATAAGAAATCCCCTTTAAAATCAGATAAAACCCAGACCTCCCGCGCTCACAAGCGTGGTGTGGTTGGCTACAGCAGGAAGAGCGCTCTTCTTGAGGATGCCATTACCCAAATGAATGCCGGGAAATATGGGCGTTCTTCTACCGCCCTGAAGGAATTACTCGCACTTGATCCGCAGAACATGGAGGCGCGACGGCTGTTCGCCACTCTCCACCTTCGTCTCGGGAGCTTGATCCCGGCGAGACAAGCCTTTGACTCACTCATCAGCGAAGCGCTTGAGCGGCAAGACTACTGGCTCGCGGAATCGTTGCTTCATGAATACTTGGCGGCTGGTCCGCGATGTGTGCCGTTCTTGGAAAAGCTTGGGAGGCTCTATCAGGAAAAAGGAGACACACACGAGGCCGTGGCTGAGTTCGCCAAGGCGATCGACATCTTAATCGAAGACCCCGATCCTGACCATCCACAGCATGCCTCCGAGCTCTACGATAAAGTACGAGCCCTTGCGCCAGTGAGCCCCGTGGCATTTCGGTTGGCGTCCTTCTTTGACGCGCAAACCGGTGAACTGCTGGCCCGTGAGACTCGTGATTCTGGACCATCAACCGACACATCATCCCTCGACATATCTGAGACGGGTCAGGGTGTCACGGCAGGTCCTGAACCGATGGATGGGGTGATGCCATGGGAGATCCAGGATTCTCTGGTGACGTCGCCGGATTCTCCCCACGCAGCCACTGTATCTGATTCACTGGGATCGCTTACCCCACCAACGGTCACGGATCTTTCGACAACTCCCGCGCACATGCACGATGAAGCATTGCTGACCTCTGATCTTTCGTTACAAGAACAAACGCAGACCATGAGCAGCACGAGTGAAGTGGGAAGTGCTGCATCGGACGAACCTCATACTGATGAAGATGGGCCTGTTTCCTCTGGATCGCAGATAAATGATCTTCCCGGACAGGGTGAGCTTGGAGGTTCCCACTCGCTCGTGTCCTCATCGGTGTCGGGAGATGGTTCTGCTGTGGCTCAGGAACAAGACGGATGGGTGGCCGAGGCTGAACCACGTGCGCTCTATGATTCAAGTGACCCATTCACGGTTGTTGTACCGACGGACCTCACCACTGCTCCGGAAGCGCCGGCGAGCGCAATGCAGTCCTCCGAAGATACCAGTGTCATGGCGGCATCTCAGGTTGAAGAGATATCAGCGCCTGAATTCTTGGGAACAGAACAATCGAGCATTCCACCAATAGAGGTCGAGGAGAGCCAACCCTCTCTACTCCAACCTGTCGAGACTGAACCGAGGGAGGTCGTGACAGAGCAGCCTCCAGGCACGCCTAACCCATCGAGCCCCGTGTCGGTTTCAGACAATGATGTTTCAGAACCATGGAAACAACCAGGCTTCTCCTGGGAATCTGTATTCAATAGTGCATGGAAGTTAGGAAGTGATCGTTCGGCACATGGTTCCCCGTCGGAACTCACCGAGACGAATGTTGGTGAAGCACCAACCCCAGCCTCGGCAGTGAGATCTCACCAGGAACAGGTAGTAGAAGACCACGCGGTCGAAATATCAGAGCACAAAGAATCAACATCGTTTGGAGATCCTACCTCTGCTGGATCTCCAATTGCGTCGATGCCTTGGGATCACGTTCAGGAGTCGGTCGTTCCAATTCCGCCAGCGCATGTCGATCCTCCAATGACAGAGAGTCTGAAGCTGGCGGTAGATCCATTGCCTCATCCACCTGAACCAGAACTACCTCCAACAGTGAGTGAAAGCCAGGTTCAACCTCCGTCTTCACCGGATACGTCCGTTGAAGAAATGGATTCATTCTCGATTGTGTCAACTCGACAGACGTCGGATTCGCACGATCTGGAGATTCCTGCTGCTGAGTTGGAACACACCACACTCGAATCCGAACAGGCCGCCTCCGCTTCAGCAGAGCCTGAACCGCAGTTTCGGATGGTGAGTGCTCCGACGATCGATGAGCCGCCGCCGGAAGCTCCTGCGGCAGCACTAGTGGAACCAGTTTTTGCGGATGAACCAGTTGCAGACGCTGTGCCATCCCCTTCAGACGTTCCGTCGAAGGATGATGATGACTTCCTCTTGAACACGGAAGAGGAACATGCGATCGCAGCGGATCAGAACCTCGTTCAGGAGTTTACGCCCGAGTCTCCCGTCGCTCTTCCACAGCAACCTAGCAGCGAGACACTGAGCACGGAGGCCGATGAGATTCCACCTCCCTCCCCTCTGCGAACACAACAGAGAATTTTAGAATCGCAGCCAGAAATGGGAGAAACTTCCCAGCGCCTAAGAGAGACAGCCGAGGTGCAGGCTGATGAACCGCAACCGCAGGCCATGGCGTTTGTCGAGGCGCAAGCTCCTATTCCTGAACCAGTGCCCGAACAGGAAGAATGGATCAAAGCAGGAGAATCGATCCAATTCATCGAACAACCTCACGCCGCTCCAAGTGCGCAGGTATCGCCGGAGAGCGCAGAACGGCAGGACGTCGGCCGGTCTATGTCCGTGGCTGCAGCTGTTGATGTGCTCTTTGAGTCGTCTCAACATGTCAGGGCGACAGAGACGCGAGCAGATGTCGCAGAGCCCAAGCCAAAACGAAAATCCAGTTCGACACTGATTCGAGCCCGCTCGGCGATTGCTGGTTTTGTCAGCTCATGTTTTTCGACTACGCGAGCCCTTGTGGTGACGTGCATCGGGCTGGTGATGCTCTCGGGGATCCTCATTGCGCTTGGGATCGGTGCCATCGGACTGACCTGGTTCATCATGGAAGAATCACCCTCCCCAACATTCCAAAGTCTTACGACCACGCCTCAACAGACACTGTCGGATTTCAAGAAAAACGGCTACTTGTTTCTCCTCGGGTTTGACGTGTCGGTCGGTCACGATCCGATACAAGCGGGATACGATCGGAAGCCTGAGACCCACGATGGCAAGTTGGCGCTCGCGTGTTTCGGGAGCTCAGGCTCGGGGATGGTCGAGGGATCGAATGCCTCAGCCAATATCATGCGAGGGTGGGTTCGCAGTTCAGATCCTGTTGGGGCCTTTAAGTCTCATCAGCAGACCATCAGGGAATGGGGTAATCAGCATGAGTCGGCGCTCAATCGGTATAGCCAGTGGCAAAAACTTCCCTTTGAAGATTGGGGATATGGCCAAACAGTGAGTCCGCCTTGTACTGCGATGGTCTTCGCCCACCAGCTCCATGTGGCAGATGGATTCCTGCAGGGTACCGATCTCGGCATCGACCGACTTGAGACAGATATGGAAGCCTGGCGCATCGTCCTGAGTCAGGCGAAGACTTTGGCGGTGAAAATGCTGGCACTCCAGGTGATCAATGATGACATTGCCGTCGCCTCAGGGTTACTCGTAGGCTCCGACTTGGACGGAAAATACCTTGGGCGCGTCACCAAAGTTCTTCGCCCGCTTGATCAGGGTGAACTCTCGATGCGTTGGCCTATGCAAAGCGAACTGGTCGTTGCCGCGAAGACATACGAGACGCAGTTGAAAACAGCGAGAGCCGAAGAACTGCCGGTGTACACCATGGTGGCATCGGCGCTTCCCTTGCCGATGCAACGCCGTCTCAATGATTATGCGGAATATTATGACGCGTCGTACAAGGCTGCCAGCGAAGGGCGATATGGCTCGTTGCCAAAGTGGAAAGACTATCTCCGTTTCCCAGCGTCTGGCATGATGGATCATCTCACCAACCCGATCGAGAACATCGTGGGGCTTGAACCGCTTGCTCCATGGGATCTGTACAACGGATTCGTGGTCGACACAGAAGCCCACCTTCGGCTTGCCAGTGTACAAGCTTGGCTCAGGCGTGGTCCCGCCGACGGTGATCTCGCCACCCGGATTGCGAAAGCAGGGCAAAGCCTGTATGACCCCTACACGGGATTGCCAATGCTCATGAACATGAAAAAAGGCGTCCTCTACAGTGTTGGACACGACGGGAAAGATCAAGATGCCGATCCCCAGTCCGATGTGGTGGTAGAGATTCCTGTTGCACACACGTCTGCCGCTCCGGTGAAGTCCTCAGCCTCTTCATCCAAGTCTAGATAA
- a CDS encoding TIGR00266 family protein: MKSELLYPGAFPMVRVELAEGEHIKAESGAMVACSPTIDIESKMEGGFLGALSRKFLTGEKFFFQTLRASRGAGEVLLAPTVPGEIVVMELDGVNEYMVQKDGFLAGAEGVVIDSQMQSMSRGLLGGEGFFILKMSGKGMLALNSFGAIHKIELKPGQEYIVDNSHLVAWSTTTTYNIEKATSGWVASFTSGEGFVCRFRGPGVVYIQSRNPGSFGAWVRQFIPVSQ; the protein is encoded by the coding sequence ATGAAAAGCGAGCTTTTGTATCCTGGCGCGTTTCCAATGGTGCGTGTGGAACTGGCGGAGGGAGAGCACATTAAGGCTGAGTCGGGCGCGATGGTGGCCTGCTCGCCGACCATCGATATTGAAAGCAAGATGGAGGGAGGGTTTTTAGGAGCGCTGTCACGAAAGTTCCTGACAGGAGAAAAGTTCTTCTTTCAGACGCTGCGGGCGAGTCGAGGCGCCGGCGAAGTGTTGCTCGCGCCGACCGTGCCCGGCGAAATTGTCGTAATGGAGCTCGATGGCGTGAACGAGTATATGGTGCAGAAGGATGGATTCCTGGCGGGTGCGGAGGGGGTTGTCATCGACAGCCAAATGCAGAGCATGAGCCGGGGATTGCTGGGCGGGGAGGGGTTTTTCATCTTGAAAATGAGCGGGAAGGGGATGCTTGCCCTGAACAGCTTCGGAGCCATTCACAAGATCGAGTTGAAGCCAGGTCAGGAATATATCGTGGATAATAGCCATCTGGTGGCGTGGTCTACCACGACCACGTATAACATCGAAAAGGCCACGTCCGGATGGGTAGCCAGCTTCACGTCGGGTGAAGGATTTGTCTGCCGATTTCGTGGGCCGGGTGTCGTGTATATCCAGAGCCGCAATCCGGGCAGTTTCGGCGCATGGGTACGACAGTTCATTCCAGTCAGTCAGTAG
- a CDS encoding M48 family metallopeptidase — MGTTVHSSQSVAVAENGHQLHSHLAGNPHRTSEGTIPGVTHLRPRRQLFKAAAWHAMVESTPNALCFGDEFSASGAPCLVHVEDHGLTITFSSDGDGVERRAESLKFSELTVSAGGLDHDQLVATWVGLKGQRTLYLKSPDVIRAFRQAAPDHLSQPLERAAEQVRQARQRHRMVWSIVGGALLVVVLGLWFGSDVLVERAVDRIPVEWERKLGESTYHDFLAHQDVMKEGPAVDAVNEMIHRLTGQIPENPYTFEITVVKSDVVNAFALPGGYIVVFTGLMKKAESGEEVAGVLAHELNHVLQRHGLERIIKQLGFVAVVSIVLGNPPGLGGMMKQLGVELMTLKFGRAQETEADLTGLELLYRAKIDPSGMITFFQRLAGKDEGRVEWLSTHPMSNARAERLKTQLAGMPKQHPEPFTFEWPKVRASQGAPPSTPP, encoded by the coding sequence ATGGGTACGACAGTTCATTCCAGTCAGTCAGTAGCAGTAGCTGAAAATGGCCACCAACTTCATTCTCACCTCGCAGGAAACCCTCACCGTACCTCCGAGGGTACGATTCCAGGTGTCACTCACCTACGACCTCGTCGGCAGCTATTTAAAGCCGCCGCATGGCATGCCATGGTAGAAAGCACTCCCAACGCGCTCTGTTTCGGCGACGAGTTCTCCGCCAGCGGTGCCCCTTGCCTGGTTCATGTCGAAGACCATGGACTGACGATTACGTTTTCCTCTGATGGTGATGGAGTCGAGCGCCGCGCTGAATCCTTGAAGTTTTCCGAACTGACCGTCTCCGCAGGAGGGCTGGATCATGATCAGCTCGTGGCCACATGGGTAGGGTTGAAAGGGCAGCGGACTCTCTATCTCAAAAGCCCCGATGTGATTCGTGCCTTTCGGCAAGCGGCTCCTGATCATCTGAGTCAGCCTCTTGAACGAGCCGCCGAACAAGTCCGTCAGGCGCGGCAACGGCATCGAATGGTGTGGAGTATTGTCGGAGGTGCCCTCCTGGTTGTCGTGCTCGGACTGTGGTTTGGGAGTGACGTGCTGGTGGAACGCGCCGTCGATCGAATCCCGGTCGAGTGGGAACGGAAGCTGGGCGAGTCGACCTATCATGACTTTCTGGCTCATCAGGATGTGATGAAAGAAGGCCCAGCGGTGGATGCGGTCAACGAGATGATCCATCGCCTGACCGGCCAGATTCCGGAGAACCCCTACACTTTCGAGATCACCGTCGTGAAGAGTGATGTGGTGAATGCGTTTGCCCTGCCAGGCGGCTACATCGTTGTCTTCACCGGACTGATGAAAAAAGCGGAAAGTGGCGAGGAGGTCGCCGGGGTACTCGCACACGAGCTGAACCATGTGCTGCAGCGGCACGGACTCGAACGCATTATTAAGCAGCTGGGCTTTGTGGCCGTCGTGTCGATTGTGCTGGGGAATCCTCCAGGATTGGGCGGGATGATGAAGCAGCTTGGGGTTGAGCTGATGACGCTGAAGTTCGGTCGAGCGCAGGAGACGGAAGCGGATCTCACCGGCCTTGAGTTACTCTATCGCGCGAAGATTGATCCATCCGGTATGATCACGTTCTTTCAACGGCTGGCTGGAAAAGACGAGGGACGAGTCGAATGGCTCTCCACCCATCCGATGAGCAATGCCAGAGCCGAGCGCCTCAAGACACAGCTGGCAGGGATGCCGAAACAGCACCCCGAACCTTTCACATTCGAGTGGCCCAAAGTCCGAGCCTCGCAGGGCGCACCGCCTAGTACCCCTCCATGA
- a CDS encoding metallophosphoesterase family protein: MRLGVIADTHSLFDPAIRRHFRGVDLIIHAGDIGNRLVIEQPEMIAPVTAVSGNVDGYEESGFPTEALIKLNSVRVAIRHVVFEAGKLTEDGRAFLDRTRPDICMFGHTHQPKNEWFGDTLLFNPGSAGPKRFTLPRMVGRITIGIHRSAKHITLEDRVPSPKRLCAIRHCAR; encoded by the coding sequence ATCCGTCTCGGTGTCATTGCCGATACGCATAGCCTATTCGATCCAGCGATCAGGCGACACTTTCGTGGCGTGGATCTTATTATCCATGCCGGCGATATTGGCAATCGATTGGTTATAGAACAACCTGAGATGATTGCTCCCGTGACAGCCGTGTCCGGTAATGTGGATGGGTACGAAGAGAGCGGCTTTCCGACCGAGGCCCTCATTAAGCTGAATAGTGTCCGCGTCGCGATCCGACATGTCGTGTTTGAAGCGGGAAAGCTGACGGAAGATGGAAGAGCGTTTCTCGACCGTACCAGACCAGACATTTGTATGTTTGGCCACACCCATCAACCCAAGAATGAATGGTTTGGTGATACGCTGTTGTTCAATCCTGGATCGGCGGGGCCAAAGCGCTTCACATTGCCCAGGATGGTTGGGCGGATCACGATTGGAATTCACCGGTCGGCTAAACACATCACGTTGGAGGATCGGGTTCCTTCGCCTAAACGGTTGTGCGCGATAAGACACTGTGCTAGATGA
- a CDS encoding DUF3332 family protein, which produces MNTVGRRIVAVTVLLGFMTMSTACYGPFNLTKNVYRWNSNVKGSGQVNDKWMKEIVFFGMLIIPAYMFSALLDTFIFNSMHFWTGESPIKASDMGSDGTKVTTLGDTTIRWIPLEDGATVVYERHGIVERRAAIVASSTGYRLVDEHGTLLSEAEYSADGGVRLLNRDHQVLQQWSEAQLHAIAQGRSAHVQ; this is translated from the coding sequence ATGAATACGGTCGGTCGTCGTATTGTTGCCGTGACGGTGTTGCTGGGTTTTATGACGATGAGTACTGCGTGCTACGGTCCGTTCAATCTCACGAAGAATGTCTATCGTTGGAACAGCAATGTCAAAGGTAGTGGGCAAGTCAACGACAAATGGATGAAAGAAATCGTCTTCTTCGGCATGTTGATCATCCCGGCCTATATGTTCTCGGCGTTGTTGGACACGTTTATCTTTAACTCGATGCACTTTTGGACCGGGGAAAGCCCCATCAAGGCTTCTGACATGGGCAGTGACGGCACCAAGGTAACCACCTTGGGTGATACCACAATCCGATGGATTCCTTTGGAGGATGGTGCAACCGTGGTCTATGAACGTCATGGTATCGTCGAACGCCGTGCCGCGATCGTCGCTAGTTCGACAGGCTATCGCCTGGTTGATGAACACGGAACCCTACTCTCAGAAGCGGAGTATTCAGCTGATGGTGGTGTGCGTCTTCTCAATAGAGATCATCAGGTACTACAGCAATGGAGCGAGGCGCAGCTGCACGCGATCGCTCAGGGTCGTTCTGCTCATGTTCAGTGA
- a CDS encoding porin family protein, which yields MEYALEGPSGNSPEGPFFFCLHNLRETVGFVSLVRLIALPSALLCSLCVTDVAVAAEFGDVELSAYALGSWPRDLTIFNQETTVPASIQDGFGAGLKVGLFPAALRRMVGLELDSNMHGGAISFPNVANGQNNGAGRSDLLILNTTFNLILRYPGETIRPYVGFGLGWSHGTLLNPNIAGRDDKDFDSARALVHQFLGGGQFIISPKWFLFGEYRYVSADYHWEGLAMDFRTHYGLVGVGLRF from the coding sequence ATAGAGTACGCTTTGGAAGGGCCTTCCGGAAATTCTCCAGAAGGCCCTTTCTTTTTCTGCCTTCATAACCTTCGTGAAACTGTGGGATTCGTTTCCCTCGTTCGATTGATCGCTCTCCCCAGTGCGTTGCTCTGCTCCCTATGTGTCACTGACGTAGCGGTCGCAGCCGAGTTTGGAGACGTGGAACTGAGCGCCTATGCGCTGGGCAGCTGGCCTCGTGATCTGACGATTTTCAACCAAGAGACGACGGTACCCGCCTCGATTCAAGACGGCTTCGGTGCTGGGCTAAAAGTGGGACTCTTCCCAGCTGCGCTCCGTCGAATGGTGGGCCTCGAGCTCGATTCCAACATGCACGGTGGAGCAATTTCCTTTCCCAACGTCGCCAATGGGCAGAACAATGGGGCTGGGCGCTCCGACCTCCTCATCCTGAATACGACATTCAACTTGATCCTGCGCTATCCGGGTGAGACGATTCGTCCTTATGTTGGGTTCGGCCTAGGCTGGTCTCACGGCACACTCCTGAACCCAAACATTGCCGGACGAGACGATAAAGATTTTGACTCAGCCCGTGCCTTGGTTCATCAATTTCTCGGCGGAGGGCAATTTATAATCAGTCCCAAGTGGTTTCTGTTCGGGGAGTATCGATACGTTTCGGCCGACTATCACTGGGAAGGACTGGCCATGGATTTTCGCACCCACTATGGGTTGGTGGGCGTAGGCTTGCGCTTTTAA
- a CDS encoding PEGA domain-containing protein, with the protein MPLRINLGQQYSRVLMILLSTIALAGCSFFGGSSQNFTVSSSPTGATVRINGQQIGVTPLQYQVSRRGELLVEVEKPGYKSQFRQTSKKLSGLGIADVVGGSVILLPLIGLVSPGAWEQDPPGMGFSLDPDTTSPTPAPTPQK; encoded by the coding sequence ATGCCATTGAGAATCAATCTTGGTCAACAGTATTCTCGTGTGCTCATGATCCTTCTCTCTACTATCGCTCTGGCTGGCTGTTCATTTTTTGGCGGATCGTCTCAGAACTTTACGGTCAGTTCAAGTCCCACGGGCGCCACGGTGCGGATCAATGGCCAGCAGATTGGTGTCACGCCGCTCCAGTACCAGGTTTCCCGGCGAGGGGAACTACTGGTTGAAGTGGAGAAACCAGGATATAAGAGCCAATTTCGCCAGACCTCTAAAAAGCTTAGTGGCTTGGGGATTGCCGATGTGGTAGGGGGTTCGGTTATTCTGCTGCCGCTTATTGGTCTGGTCTCGCCTGGAGCATGGGAGCAGGATCCTCCCGGAATGGGATTCTCCCTCGATCCCGACACGACGTCACCGACTCCCGCTCCTACTCCACAAAAGTAA